Proteins from a genomic interval of bacterium:
- a CDS encoding class I SAM-dependent methyltransferase, protein MPGIHRPGERIGSWDDKLDGNFAQVASERQPDYARILNLLRPRVGETLLDVGSGSGKLLSAAVKLGLDPTGIEDTPEAAAISQKTAPEAKVVVGSEIELPFEDNQFDLVTAMDLIEYFPEPSEGLHEIHRILKLGGRACLVLGNAEFIGKKEDRYAISPFDDPASLFLSLKEWRVLLADEGLSIVAIQPNLPQSRMPVSRNPVIGKISAFFIRLFLVLMPTKWSYQFICTCYKD, encoded by the coding sequence ATGCCAGGCATACATAGACCCGGTGAACGTATTGGATCATGGGATGATAAGCTGGATGGGAATTTTGCGCAGGTCGCGTCTGAGCGCCAACCGGATTATGCAAGAATATTAAACCTGCTCAGACCGCGGGTAGGCGAGACATTACTTGATGTAGGCTCAGGCAGTGGCAAACTTCTTTCGGCTGCTGTGAAGCTGGGTCTGGACCCGACCGGAATTGAAGATACGCCGGAAGCTGCGGCAATCAGTCAGAAAACCGCCCCCGAAGCCAAGGTTGTCGTGGGGAGTGAAATCGAGCTTCCTTTTGAGGATAATCAGTTTGATCTGGTGACGGCGATGGATTTGATTGAGTATTTTCCCGAACCGTCAGAGGGACTTCATGAAATTCACCGTATTCTTAAACTGGGCGGCCGTGCCTGCCTGGTGTTGGGGAATGCGGAGTTTATCGGCAAAAAGGAAGATCGTTATGCGATATCGCCTTTTGACGATCCTGCGTCACTGTTTTTATCACTCAAAGAGTGGCGGGTTTTGTTAGCCGACGAAGGGCTTAGCATTGTCGCGATTCAGCCCAATTTACCGCAGTCCAGAATGCCGGTTTCACGTAATCCTGTGATAGGAAAAATATCTGCTTTTTTTATCCGTCTTTTTTTGGTTCTTATG